The DNA segment TCCCCGCGGCAACGTTGACCGACAACGGCAACATCTTCACCACCCGCTTCGCCGGCGGCCTGAAGGCTCGCACCTCTGGCAATGCGTTCGAGACACTGTTGGCCCTGCACGGCATCACCCAGAAGAACGGCAAACCTTACAAGCCCACCACGCAAGGCAAGATCGAACGGTTCTGGCAGACGCTGAAGAAGCGCCTGACCATGCGGCCCGCCAGCAGCCTGGAAGAGCTGCAGCGTGAGCTGGATGAGTTCGTTGACCACTACAACCAGCACCGCCCGCACCGGGCGTTGAACCGACGCACGCCCGCCTTCGCCTACACGCTGATCCCGAAAGCAGCACCGACGCAGCCTGATGACCCAAACATCTGGCGGGTCCGCTACGACACCATCGACGCGCACGGGAAAGTCTCCCTGCGTTTCGGCAACCGCATGATGCACCTCGGCTACGGGCGAGGCTTGGCCCGCACCGCCGTGATCGTCCTCATCCACGGCCTGCACGCCGTCACAATCACCCCCGACGGCGAAGTGCTTGCCGAGCATCTGATCGACCCGAACAAGGGCTACCAAGCCAAGACGTGAAAAACGGGCGAACCCTCCCGCTGGGGGTTCACCCGTCCACGATGTCCTGAGACATCACACAGTGCCCCTGGAGGGACTCGAACCCCCAACCCTTTCCTTAGGACGGAACTGCTCTTCCATTGAGCTACAGAGGCGGTGCATCCAGTCTATTCGCCGGGTTGCGGCGAGGGGGTGGCCAGCGACGCGAGCAACTTCGCGGCGCGACCGCGCACCGATTTGTGGCGGCTGCTCGTCAAGACGCGCAGCTCGGGCACGAGCCACGCGGCAAGCTCGGGGCGCTGCCGGGCAAAGTGCGCGAGCGAGTCGGCGGTGGTGTTCTGCACGATCCAGTCGTCGTAGTGCAGGTTTGCCTGCATGAGGGCGATGGCCGCATCGCGCTGGGACGGGGTCATGTAGTCGTCGAGCAGCACGAAGAGAATCGAGAGCGTCCATTTGGTCGAAGCCTGGTCGATCTGGGCGACCCAGCCGAGCAAGTCGTCGAGGTGGGCGGCCACCCATTCGGGATGCCGCTGCGCCACCCGCTTGACCGCACTCGACACGCGCAGTCGCACCACGGCATCGTCGCTGCGATAGCAGGCCACGAGCTCGGCGAGCAGCGCCCGATCGGCCAGCACCTCGTCGACGACGCTCTGGGTGTTGCCGAGCGAGTTCGGATGCCCTCCCGTCAACGGGCTCTCGAAACGGCTCACCGGCATGCGGCCAGGGTAGCCCCGCGGCGAACTAGATTCGGGGCATGGTCAATGACGACTCCCCCGCCTTCCACCCCGACCTCACGCGCGCGCGGTTCATGCCGCCGACCTCGGCCACGCGGGGCAATCGGGCCCTGCTGCGCTTCGTCAGCGGACTCGGTCGCACGAAGCCGCCGACTGACGGTGAGCTCGTCGACCTCGGCGGCGACGTGCTGCTGCGGGTGCACCGCCCGACCTCGGCATCGGCGACGGATGCGGGCGCGCGCCGCCCGGCCGTGCTGCACCTGCACGGCGGCGGCCTCATCATCGGCTCGGCCACGCAGGGCGATCGACTCTGTCGCCGCATCGCCGACGAGCTCGGAGCGGTCGCCATCAGCGTCGACTACCGCATGCCGCCCGAGCACCCCTACCCGACGCCGCTCGACGATGCCGAAGCCGGGCTGCGATGGCTGGCCGCCCAACCCGACGTCGACCCCGCCCGCATCGCTGTGATCGGCGAGAGCGCCGGAGGCGGGCTCGCCGCATCCCTCGCCCTGCGCGCTCGCGACCGCGGCGAGGTCGCGCTGGCCGGTCAGGTGCTGCTGTATCCGATGCTGGATGACCGCACCGGGCAGGCCGCCGCCACCCACCCGCGCATGCTGCGGCTCTGGAACCCGCGTAGCAATCGCCTGGGCTGGGGCATGTACCTCGGCGCGGGCACGAAGGGACCCGAGGCCACGCCGCTCTCCGCCGACGAGCTCGCCCTCGCCGTGCCGGCGCGCCGCGCCGAGCAGGGCCCCGCCGCGCTGCGCGGCCTGCCGCCGACGTGGATCGGCGTCGGCACCCTCGACCTCTTCCACGCCGAAGACGTCGAGTACGCACGCCGCCTCACCGAAGCGGGCGTGCCCACCGAGCTGCACGTCATCGAGGGCGCGTATCACGGCTTCGACGCGGCCGAGCCGGATGCCGCGGTCTCGCGCGACACCGTGCAGCGGCAGCTCGACGCCCTGCGCCGCATGCTCGCGGTCGGCTAGCGCAATGTGCCTCCGGCGGCATGTACCGCGAGAGGCACACTGCGAAAACGGGTGGCGACACCTGCCGCCGAGCACGCGCGGAGTACGGCTCGGGCCGAGCATCCCGCGATCAGGCGGCGAGCGGCGCCAGGTACTCGTCCCAATCGGGCTGCGGGCGCTCGATGCCGCGCACGAGCCAGGCGGTGCCGTGCGGCGCCTTGGGCACCACGCGCAGCTGCCAGCGCATCTCGGCCGGGGTGCGGTCGCCCTTCACGTTGTTGCAGCGCAGGCAGCAGGCGACCAGGTTCTCCCACGAGTCGGCACCGCCGCGCGAGCGCGGCATCACGTGGTCGATCGTCGATGCCGACGCCCCGCAGTAGGCGCAGCGGTGGCCGTCGCGCCGCAGCACCCCGCGGCGGGTCAGTGGCACCTGGCGCGAGTGCGGCACCCGCACATAGCGGCGCAGCACGATCACGCTCGGGCGATCCCACCGATCGTCGATGCCGAAGACCGGATGCTCACCATCCGTCTCCAGCACCGTCGCCTTGCCGTTCATCACGAGCACGAGGGCTCGGCGGAAGGACACGACGGCGAGGGGCTCATAGCCCGCGTTGAGAACGAGTGTGCGCATCGACGGCTCCTGTCGAACGGGCCCGCATGGCCTGCGGGCGTTCTTTCCGGGGTCGTGGTGTCGCATCGGCCGAGGCCGCACCTGCCCTCACGGGCACAAAAAAAGCACTGTCGCCGAGACGACAGTGCTCATTGCGCGGGGCCGCGACAGGGCGCGACCCAACGAGCGCGAGCGGCTATCCGGAAGACAGCGCGCGCATCCACGGTTTGGATGTCGTGCCGCCTGTCCATGAGCCCTCCTCGGGTGCCTCTGCGGCACCACGGGGTCAGGGTAACCCACCCGGGTGACGAAAGCGTGAACACCAGCGCGCGCCACGCCGCCCGCCCTGGGGCAGTTGACGGCTACTCGGCGACGTAGATGTGCTGCGCGACCTCGGCGGGAAGGTCGATTCCCTCCGCCCGGCCAAGCACCTCTACGCTGACGTAGCCGTTCGGCTCGGGCCGGAACCGCGCGACCGCACCCGGCGTCACACCCGCCTCGCGCAACTGATGGA comes from the Microcella frigidaquae genome and includes:
- a CDS encoding IS481 family transposase, yielding MSKQEVLILAVTVQGLSYREAARVHGVSKSLVHKLHQRWLTEGEAAFTARSRAPRSQPARTPDAIRARVLQLRAQLTADGLDAGADTVCSLLAAEQVTLSRSTIWRILRSAEVIVPQPQKRPRSSWQRFTAEQPNELWQSDTTHWRLADGSEVEIIGWIDDHSRFVTHLSCHLRVTGRTVTDTFQQAAAVHGFPAATLTDNGNIFTTRFAGGLKARTSGNAFETLLALHGITQKNGKPYKPTTQGKIERFWQTLKKRLTMRPASSLEELQRELDEFVDHYNQHRPHRALNRRTPAFAYTLIPKAAPTQPDDPNIWRVRYDTIDAHGKVSLRFGNRMMHLGYGRGLARTAVIVLIHGLHAVTITPDGEVLAEHLIDPNKGYQAKT
- a CDS encoding alpha/beta hydrolase, which codes for MVNDDSPAFHPDLTRARFMPPTSATRGNRALLRFVSGLGRTKPPTDGELVDLGGDVLLRVHRPTSASATDAGARRPAVLHLHGGGLIIGSATQGDRLCRRIADELGAVAISVDYRMPPEHPYPTPLDDAEAGLRWLAAQPDVDPARIAVIGESAGGGLAASLALRARDRGEVALAGQVLLYPMLDDRTGQAAATHPRMLRLWNPRSNRLGWGMYLGAGTKGPEATPLSADELALAVPARRAEQGPAALRGLPPTWIGVGTLDLFHAEDVEYARRLTEAGVPTELHVIEGAYHGFDAAEPDAAVSRDTVQRQLDALRRMLAVG
- a CDS encoding HNH endonuclease, whose amino-acid sequence is MRTLVLNAGYEPLAVVSFRRALVLVMNGKATVLETDGEHPVFGIDDRWDRPSVIVLRRYVRVPHSRQVPLTRRGVLRRDGHRCAYCGASASTIDHVMPRSRGGADSWENLVACCLRCNNVKGDRTPAEMRWQLRVVPKAPHGTAWLVRGIERPQPDWDEYLAPLAA